TGTGGAATTATCCTGGTTGAGTTCGCCTGAATGGTTCAGAATGAACCTGTGAAAATGCAATGGGCTCTTAGCGCACACGACACGCCTTGGCGGCGTAAAGGGAAAGTGCTTACGCCGAGCCCGCAAAGTGCGACATGTTTGCCCTGAATTGAATGATAACCGGATTTCCTGGCCAAATACAAAGCGTTGAGAGCCCCAACGCAAGAATCAGCTGCTTCTTACACGCCTTTTACGCGTCCAATACGCTGTGGCGGTCGGAATATTTCGCTGCCCCCAACCCGCCAACAGGATTGAAACCTACCACCACGTCGCGACACTAAGTTCCCGCACCGCCCGAATTCGAAAGGACGTTGGATGGTCTTTCGCTGGCAATTAACCTGCGATTTCCTGGCCGCCCAAACAGATTCGATGCCGTTCGACGCCTGCTCACGGAAGACGGCGCTGGTGGCATCGCCGGCGGTCCACTAACCTTCCCGGCTGGGCGGACTGATCGTTTTGAGTTCGGCGCTGTGCAAAGCCAGGCGGACTTTATCCACCAACGTCCTCAACCCCAAATTCGGCTAACAACTTACCTGCGGCCAATACTTAATGAGTGACACGAACGTGAAGACAGACGAACTTAAGCCGAACACGTTTTTTATTGAAGTGACCGGGGCTGGCTTGCCTGAAGTGGATGGGTTGTTCGTTCCTTCGACGGCGCCTCCAGCCGAATCGGAATCGGGAACGGTATCGAGCCCTGGCTACTGGAACGGCAGGATGGCGTGGGATCGTGCTGATGGTTTGTCTGCCAGAAGCCCGGCGCTGTCGTATTCGAATAGTTACCAGTCGTGGAGAATATGCCGTCTGGATGGTCATCTCGCCTACGATGCCACGTGTGACGATGAAATGCCGCCGACGGACAGAGAATGGCACACCTACAAGAAGGGAGTTGCGCCTGCACCGAAAGTCGTCCTTCACCATTTTGACCCAAGACTGCCCTGTCCGAAGCCCAACGTTATTTTTGTTCTTGGCGGGCCTGGAACAGGCAAAGGCACGATGTGTGAACTCGCCGAATCGCAGCTTGGCTGGGTGCACTTGTCGACCGGCGATCTATTGCGTGCTGACCGACAAAAGGGGGGCTCGACAGCGGCAGCGATTGAAGAATCCATTTCTGCCGGCCAATTGGTCCCGAACGAAATCGTGGTGAGGCTGCTGAAGGACGCGATGGAGACGACGACCAGAACAACAGGAAGGAACAACTTCCTGCTGGACGGCTTTCCTCGGTCGCTCACGAATCTGGAGGGCTGGCACGAAATGTTTGGACGGGATGCTGAGTTACCTCGGATGCTGTACTTTGAGTGTCCTTTCGAGGTTCTGGAAAAGCGAATTCTGGCCCGTGCCAAGTACACCGGACGAAGCGACGACAACGTTGAGAGCATGAAGCTAAGGTTCGACACGTTTAAGTCGGAAACATTGCCGACTGTTGAGTTATTCCGAAGCAAAGGCCGATGCGTTGAGATCGATACGAGTCAGGATCGACAGACCGTCTACGCGCTCGTCGCCAGCAATCTCGCTGAGTACACCGATCAGAAACTCGCCGCTCAACCGCTTTCTGAGAGAGCAGAAATGTTGCTCGGCCTGCGACCATATTCGTGAATGTCTATCCGTTGATTCGAGGCGCGGCTTTGCGAACCAATGGGTGAGCCGGATGGCGGACGACCAGGCGGACGATCAGATTGCTGAACAGATATCTCGCAACGCGATCGCATAGCGGACAGAATTCGCGGGGTTGGAAGGATTCGATCATGGAATCTGCTGCCCACATCCGTGTTTTTGGGGGAATTTGTGGCTGAAGCCGCGGTGGCTGTTTAGTCTGTGGCTTCGATTATTCTTTCTTCTGCTTTCCGGAATCAGCCGACCATGAAACTTCGCTTCCGCCTGAACTCGTTCATCCTCGCCGCATTGATTTTGCCGAGCAACTTGATAGCTCAGGACACCCCGCCTGCGACCACGGATGCAGCCGCGGCGTCGGAAAAAGAAGTTCCTCAGGATGCTGCTGAGAAAAAGACGTCTGGTAAACCTAAAAAGGCGGATTCAAAAAAACGCAAGTCTAAGACGATGGTCGTGCTACCGGGCAAGGGACCAGCGTTCACTGAGCCTCCAACCGACGATCTCAATTTTGACTTGATGGGTGAATTTATCGGCCCAATTTCGACAGGTCAAGAAAACGAATACGAATCGCTCGGCTTGCAGATTCGCCCGCTTGCCG
This DNA window, taken from Fuerstiella marisgermanici, encodes the following:
- a CDS encoding nucleoside monophosphate kinase — protein: MSDTNVKTDELKPNTFFIEVTGAGLPEVDGLFVPSTAPPAESESGTVSSPGYWNGRMAWDRADGLSARSPALSYSNSYQSWRICRLDGHLAYDATCDDEMPPTDREWHTYKKGVAPAPKVVLHHFDPRLPCPKPNVIFVLGGPGTGKGTMCELAESQLGWVHLSTGDLLRADRQKGGSTAAAIEESISAGQLVPNEIVVRLLKDAMETTTRTTGRNNFLLDGFPRSLTNLEGWHEMFGRDAELPRMLYFECPFEVLEKRILARAKYTGRSDDNVESMKLRFDTFKSETLPTVELFRSKGRCVEIDTSQDRQTVYALVASNLAEYTDQKLAAQPLSERAEMLLGLRPYS